Proteins encoded within one genomic window of Deltaproteobacteria bacterium:
- a CDS encoding aspartate 1-decarboxylase, translating into MRRTMFNAKIHRATVTQADLHYEGSVTIDQDLLDAADILEHESVHIWNITRGTRLVTYVLSGERGKGDICINGAAAHLMEPGDMVILATYVELEDAEARAHKPTVIRVDSKNRMVSDAAEIAGPNPPLDIASL; encoded by the coding sequence ATGCGCCGCACAATGTTCAACGCGAAGATTCATCGAGCAACGGTCACACAGGCCGACTTGCATTACGAAGGAAGTGTCACCATCGATCAAGATTTGCTCGATGCAGCTGACATTCTCGAACACGAATCCGTTCATATTTGGAATATCACCCGTGGTACCCGTTTGGTTACTTACGTGCTCTCTGGTGAGCGCGGTAAAGGGGATATCTGCATCAACGGAGCTGCTGCTCATTTGATGGAGCCAGGGGACATGGTCATTCTAGCAACGTATGTTGAATTAGAAGACGCAGAGGCCCGTGCCCATAAACCAACTGTGATTCGAGTTGATTCGAAAAATAGAATGGTCAGCGACGCAGCTGAAATCGCGGGCCCGAATCCACCCTTGGATATCGCCAGCCTTTGA
- the cysD gene encoding sulfate adenylyltransferase subunit CysD → MTNYALSHLDQLEAESIHIIREVVAECENPVMLYSIGKDSSCMVRLAQKAFAPGPVPFPLLHVDTTYKFREMTEFRDNFCKEQGLELLVHTNQDAVAAGISPFVHGSQTYTHAYKTEALLQALTKGGYDAAFGGARRDEEKSRAKERIYSFRDKFHQWDPKNQRPELWNLYNGKVHKGESIRVFPLSNWTELDIWLYIYKESIPIVPLYYAAKRPVVQRDGLNIMVDDDRIPLEPGEEPEMKMVRFRSLGCYPVTAALESEATTLPEIIEETLLTRKSERENRVIDYDQEGSMEQKKREGYF, encoded by the coding sequence ATGACGAATTATGCACTGAGTCACCTCGACCAGCTCGAGGCCGAAAGTATTCATATTATCCGTGAAGTCGTGGCTGAATGTGAGAATCCAGTCATGCTCTACTCCATTGGCAAAGATTCATCTTGTATGGTCCGGCTTGCTCAAAAAGCGTTTGCGCCCGGGCCTGTGCCGTTTCCGCTCTTACACGTAGACACCACGTATAAGTTCCGCGAGATGACTGAATTTCGGGATAATTTTTGTAAAGAGCAAGGTCTTGAGCTTCTGGTTCATACCAATCAGGACGCAGTGGCCGCAGGAATCTCGCCTTTCGTTCACGGAAGCCAGACTTATACCCATGCCTACAAGACCGAGGCACTGCTTCAAGCTTTGACGAAGGGCGGCTACGATGCTGCCTTTGGCGGGGCTCGAAGAGATGAAGAAAAGTCGCGCGCTAAAGAACGTATCTATTCATTTCGCGACAAGTTTCATCAGTGGGATCCTAAAAATCAGCGACCTGAACTCTGGAACCTCTACAACGGTAAGGTTCATAAGGGTGAGAGCATTCGCGTCTTCCCACTTTCAAACTGGACCGAGTTAGACATCTGGCTTTACATCTACAAAGAAAGCATCCCCATCGTACCGCTCTATTATGCAGCGAAACGCCCTGTGGTGCAGCGTGATGGCCTTAACATCATGGTGGACGATGACCGCATTCCTCTTGAGCCCGGTGAAGAACCCGAAATGAAAATGGTCCGTTTTCGCTCGCTCGGTTGTTATCCGGTTACGGCGGCGCTCGAGTCCGAAGCGACAACGCTGCCAGAAATTATTGAAGAGACATTGCTGACTCGAAAGAGCGAGCGGGAAAATCGTGTGATTGATTATGACCAAGAAGGTTCAATGGAACAAAAGAAACGAGAGGGCTACTTCTGA
- a CDS encoding queuosine precursor transporter — protein sequence MSSGQPSSSNDVWPPQGIQERRERVFLILAGLFLGTLTMLNILGITRFIDLSFEIFGLQIPFVLAVGVLPYPVTFLCTDFISEFYGEKRANALVWTGLLLNIWVVFILWLGGALPPQPVMDPATGLPPIGTHGRVFFEMKGLAFGAIAASMIAYLAAQFCDVRLFHFWKKLTGGKHLWLRNNASTVVSQLVDTTAVILITHFYANALPIDSQASLWPQLLTFIGSGYVFKVSCAALDTVPFYIGSKWLSEYLEIDPSEVGH from the coding sequence ATGTCTTCAGGACAACCCTCGAGTTCTAATGATGTCTGGCCGCCTCAGGGTATCCAAGAACGTAGAGAGCGTGTCTTTCTCATTCTCGCAGGACTCTTCTTGGGAACGCTGACGATGCTCAATATCTTGGGCATCACGCGTTTTATCGATCTCTCATTCGAAATCTTCGGTCTCCAAATTCCATTCGTTTTGGCAGTTGGCGTCTTACCGTACCCAGTGACGTTCCTATGCACGGATTTCATCAGTGAGTTTTACGGCGAAAAACGAGCCAATGCGCTGGTTTGGACAGGCTTATTGCTCAACATCTGGGTGGTCTTTATCTTGTGGCTAGGCGGCGCTTTGCCGCCTCAGCCCGTGATGGACCCCGCAACGGGCTTGCCACCGATTGGAACCCACGGTCGCGTCTTTTTTGAAATGAAGGGCCTCGCATTCGGAGCCATCGCAGCGTCTATGATTGCTTATTTGGCGGCGCAGTTTTGCGATGTACGACTTTTTCATTTTTGGAAAAAGCTCACTGGCGGCAAGCATCTCTGGCTGCGTAACAATGCCTCAACGGTGGTTAGTCAGCTGGTCGACACGACTGCGGTCATTTTGATTACGCACTTTTATGCCAACGCTTTGCCTATCGACAGCCAGGCCTCTTTATGGCCCCAGCTTCTTACTTTTATTGGTTCCGGCTATGTCTTTAAGGTGAGCTGCGCTGCGCTAGATACCGTCCCATTTTACATCGGGTCGAAATGGTTATCTGAATATTTAGAGATAGATCCCAGCGAAGTAGGTCATTGA
- a CDS encoding RNA methyltransferase → MPRHTVDDTIVFDPALRENILGLETPGKITEILREYVGDERFERMNSILDLRTRRLTALLENVTNPHNAAACLRSCDAFGIQDLHVVTEDSQPIRVARGIARKCHKWLTVHHHRDLESALHAIKSAGYRLAVTDPGSDTQAAIPLESVSMDEKLCVAFGNEASGVSDELRAAADFLMVIPMHGFVESLNISVAFALSMHWLRCKLDAGAEGVGDLTEDERVKIVDRWVLEQVSRSQDILKELDRRKRAAETAP, encoded by the coding sequence GTGCCGCGACATACTGTTGACGATACCATCGTTTTTGATCCAGCTCTTAGAGAGAATATTTTAGGTCTCGAAACGCCGGGTAAGATTACAGAAATACTGCGAGAATATGTGGGCGATGAGCGCTTTGAGCGCATGAACTCCATTCTTGATCTTCGAACCCGCCGTTTGACCGCTTTGCTTGAGAATGTCACCAACCCGCACAATGCGGCGGCTTGTTTACGCTCCTGCGATGCCTTTGGGATTCAGGATTTACATGTTGTGACAGAGGACTCTCAGCCTATCCGAGTCGCCCGTGGAATCGCTCGTAAGTGCCATAAATGGTTAACAGTTCACCACCACCGCGATCTTGAAAGCGCGCTCCATGCGATTAAATCCGCGGGCTACCGCTTGGCGGTGACGGATCCTGGCTCTGATACCCAAGCAGCCATACCGCTGGAGTCGGTTTCTATGGACGAAAAGCTCTGTGTGGCCTTCGGAAATGAGGCTTCGGGGGTGAGCGATGAGCTACGCGCCGCGGCTGATTTTTTGATGGTCATACCCATGCATGGATTTGTCGAATCATTAAATATATCAGTAGCTTTTGCGCTTTCGATGCATTGGCTTCGGTGTAAGCTCGATGCCGGGGCCGAGGGCGTAGGAGACTTGACCGAGGATGAGCGAGTGAAAATCGTTGACCGCTGGGTCTTGGAGCAGGTTTCTAGGTCACAGGACATACTCAAAGAGTTAGACCGCAGAAAAAGAGCAGCAGAAACGGCTCCCTAG